TGCTGCAGAGGAAACCAGTCAGCATGCATGTCTGTGTATGGGTGGAGAAGGATTTAAAGAGGAAAAGAAAGCGACTTATACTCGGTGCATGAGAAATCTGGCCGCCGAGGGAAGATGTCAGTACATGTGTGCTCCCTGCAGTGTGTCTGTGCCGTCTTATGCACAGATGAAGACTCACATCCACACAAAACATGCAGCCTTGAACCTGGATAAGACCTTTGACGTAGTGTGCCAAGAGTGCCAGGAGAGCTTTAGGGGTGTGCCGAGGTTCCATAAACATTATCATTCCCAGCACTGCACACTGGAACCATGCCTGAGCTCCAGAGGGTGCATGAGGGACTCCAAACCACAACCTAAGATTGCAAAGATAATAAATGCTATTGAGATCAAACCAAGAAGTGATGGTAAATCAGTTGCAATTTCTTGTTTATTCACATTGTTTGTGCAGCATATCAgtctttgtttatattttatacagAGATTGGAGACGAATCCCTGGTGAAGATTTTAAACACCAGTAAAGCCAATGAAGGTAAACAAGCTAGTACCTGTAGCCCTTAAACCATaatagaaaaaaagataaatattttttaaacaaaaaaaataattgccaGACAGTTGTTAATGCTCCGTTTTTATAACTCTACACATGACTTACTCTTTATATGTCAGACTGCTATTAATTAGTTTACATTTGTGTAATCATTTgcacttttttttctgtgttattCCGATTGAAGAGGATGAAGAATTGCATCGTGTGCTGTCTTTGAGCGCAGAAGAAGCAAGAGAGTCTGTAAGAGAGTCTGCTGGTATGTATTCACAAGACTAAGCTTCTTATTCCTATGTAATGTCAGACATTATGTAATGTTACACATTACATAGGAATAACAACACAGTTATATATTGCAGCTGCATTTTGTAAAATACAAACTGCTTTACTTTTAGTAACTGTGTGTGCTGTTGCTTTATGTTGCTGTTATTAATTGTGAACAATTATACACTAATTACCTGAAGAGAAGATATTCATGAAGTCATGTTTGTTCTTAGCAGTGGTGATGGTTACCTGCATCAGAAGTGTCAGATTGTTACATGTCAGCATCTTTTGTTTTCCGAAACATGTTGCACGATTTGGTACGCTGTCGCCCAAAAACAAAACTCCCCTGTCTCTGATTAACAGCACAGAGCCGTAAGTTGACAAGAACTCGAGTCCCAGCCAAAGCACAGATGTGCTAATTTGATGTATTCCTGTGACTATTACTTTCCATCTTTGCTTGTGTCATAACATCAGATAAAACAGTTGAGAGTTCAGTAGTTCAAAGGCCGAGATCCAGGACAGATAAGAAGAgggaacatttttttattttttgagattTGAATTTCCCTCAATATCCTAATATATGAGACAACGCCACTTGTAGTTGACCAGCTACCTTCAGTCTTTCCAAAGAAttgttccaaaaaaaaaattcagttcagtttatttatataacaaaaCTGCATCATATCAAGTCAggtaatcaaatcaaatcaatccAAACATTTAGACAGATTCATATTCCAATTGGATCCTAGTTATAAGGCATTGCAGTCATGTTCAGTGTATTTATGGCAGTTGGTAAAAAAGTTATCTATCTAAAGACGCCCAGCTAATTGTGTGGAGTGACTGACTTTGCTGCAACCCCTCCTACACTAAGCATGCATATGGTGACAGTGGCTTGGAACGACTCTCTTGTAACAGGAAGAGAGCTACAGCAGAACCCGGCTCCGTATCAAGACCATCTGCAGCTACCTACTAATGACTGTTACACTGTAAAGGACGGCAGTAGCCTATGACAATACTGGAAGTGTTATGCTTTAATTaaccaataaaaaactaaaataaacacacTTATCCATAGATAAAGACATTCatcacagtcagtcagtcattttctaccgcttattccatagtgggtcgcgggggagctggtgcctatctccagcagtctatgggcgagaggcagggtacaccctggacaggtcaccagtccatcgcagggcaacacacaaacaaccatgcacacactcattcatacacctaaggtcaatttagagttaccaattaacctaacagtcatgtctttggactgtgggaggaagccggagtacccggtgagaacccacgcatgcacggggagaacatgcaaactccatgcagaaagacccccggccaggaatcaaacccaggaccttcttgctgcaaggcaacagtgctaccaactgcgccaccgtgcagccgacATTCATCACAGTTTAACATGAATATTTTCTGCTGCTGCAATAGCTGTGTTTTAACTTATTTGTACATTTACATCATTGTAATTACAAAAAAACCCCCCATGGTAACATTTTCACTAGAGGTAAGCAATTATTTTTACATCCACTAAATGAATTTGTATAAACTTGTATATGTTACTGGGTACATTAACTCCACTACTTTGTAGCGTGCTTGTACCTGGggggcaaagaaaaaaaatcagtcaaAGCTTTTCCACGGACCTGAATCCAATAAAGAACCCATTTGACTCTCTGGGAAAAAACAGTCCTGACTGCTCTGGTATGGATTTAAGTGAAAGCTCTCTCCACAGCCATTACTGAAAACCATAATGCTTTTCTGCCTGGAAGCTGCCACGTGGTTCTTTCTGTTATTTAATTTCCATTAGCTATCCATGATTATAGTCTGTCTTCTCTTAAGAATGTTGTGTCCTGGCCCGTATTCACAAGGAGTCTTAGATTCCTCTCGGAGAGAtcctatcttagcctaaaaattcCTGGCAAGGAGTCTTAGCTTCAGAGAgattcactttgctgctgagtGCGACTCTGAGCGAGGAGAAGACCACGATTTccatcttagtgaggaggtgtgattgaccctgttgctaggtgtgacgctgACTTCTAagggctgtgattggttgttaatagaaacaagaaaaaatgcgctcctagtaatcaatagagagaaattaaccaattgtagaatttagactggattctgCAGTGTGTATATCGtgatgataaaacttagcaTGATTGAATCAATTAACACAGCATCAGCTAGCAGAGCTGGTACCTTCTGCATTAAGAATCTGGAGCGGAGATAGCGgcacaccagagaacttctccacagacggggAGTGTTGTAGATGACCATGTAGGCTTAGgctactgacatcatcatgtacaatacagcaaatacttattcacctcatttacatctgccttctatttatatagtgcttagatTACTGTACTGTCTAGTCTagattttgtatttatgtatatatgtatttgagTTTTTCCAATATTTTCCAAACTTCTTTTTTGAAGCATTTTACATTCTGTAAatatgtacatatttctgtactatattgtttgtaattttgttcacctTTTGTTCAGggttattcattattgtttctattatttatttatttgtccatcctaatattaccttactaaaggtgcacctttaatctgtcctgcggctgaaactatttaatttcgcCCTAGGGCAATGATAACGTttaatctctatattaataattgtgtgATTGTTATAGATgtttatgtgttcatttactGGACTATTAAGGAGGGGGATCCCTGCGCGACCGAGCCAgtagcgttttattaattcactgttcaTTGTTctgagaatatctctcctttctcccgGTCTTTgtgccatcttctctgcttcggacgctcttaggctcactaaaagtcctcctcactactcttatcATTTCCTCACGTTAGGAGCTGTCTTAAGGCCTAAAATACTTCATGAATAACTTCTATCTTACCAAGGGaaaattcaaagaaaaatctttgaattggagaaattctaagatttttcttagaatgacgtcactaggagctagTTTTAGGGAATCAAACCCTGATGGCTGTGTCAAGGACTCATAGCCTctgcaaaccaaaaaaaaaaaaaggagcgtTAAGCAATAATAATGTGGATAACTGCTTTGTCTTTCCATTGTCGAAGTAAATGAGTTTTACTGTTAAATGGTGTGATGTAAAACGTTGAAGTCAAGTGTCTTTTATTGGTATGGGACGATTGTTAAGAACAAAGAGTTGTATAATACCTCAACACTTTCTCTTCTTATGCTTAAATCATctttttttaccaaaatgtgcaaaaaatgaatagaaatttatttctgaattCTTGTGGCTTAttacattattttctttctgtgtgaTGTTTTTTATGTGGGTCTTGATGTAAATTGTCAGCTCAATTGGGTAGCATTTCAGCAATACTCCATTGATGAATCGATTGATTCTCTGCAACATTGTCCTGCTTTGGTTATACTAATTTCCTGTCAAGAGCcaacaatcagaatcagctttattgccaagttcgtacatacaaacaaggaatttgactccggtacactttgctcttttgttctgtttttgcattacagaatatacaaatttacaatgtacaatatacacatatctaatagaaaaggtgcatttacaacatctgtatgctgttgttttgtactctattaaatgttcatcaaagAATCAgcttgggggaagaaactgtctctgtggcggctggttttagtgaacagtgctctgtagcggcggcctgaaggtaaaactctaaacagtttatgtgcagggtgtgtggggtctgcagaaattttggcagctcttttcctgaccctagacctgtataagtcctggatggagggaaggtcagctctgattattctctctgcagtcttgattattcgttgcagtctggacctgtcctgttttgtggatgagccaaaccacactgagatggaagaagacaggacagactgaatgatggcagtgtagaagatgaccaacagctcctgtggaaggttgaacttcttgagttgcctcaggaagtacagtctctgctgggccttctttcgaacagtgtctacgtctgaggaccatctcaggtcctcagagatggtggttcctaagaacctgaagtggtcatcgtccgatacagtgttgttgaggatggtgaggggggtgtatgggggtggtgttctccgaaagtccaccaccatttccacagtcttgagtgggttcagttcaaggtagttctgaccgcaccagtgtaccagccgatccacctgctgtctgtatgcagactcatcaccgtcctggatcagtccaatgacagtggtgtcatctgcaaacttcaggagtttcacggacgagtccgatgaggtgcagtcatttgtgtacagagagaagaggagtggggatagaacacacccctggggggcaccagtacttattgatctggatcgggagaagatgctccccagtctcacctgctgctgtcggtccgtcaggaagctgttgatccactcacaggtggaggctgggacgttgagctgggtgagcttctggtggaggatgtctggtatgatggtgttgaaggccgagctgaagtctacaaacaggatcctggcgtacgtccctgggtggtcaaggtgttgcaggatgaagtgttgacctaagttaacagcatcatctgccgacctgtttgctcggtaagcaaactgcagggggcctgtgatgtctttcaggtgcttcaagaCCAGCTGCTCAaaagatttcatgaccacagacgtcagggctacaggcctgtagtcatttaatcctacgatggtgggtttctcgggaaccgggatgatggtggatcgtttgaggcaggaggggacatCACATTTCTCCtatgacttgttgaagatccttgtgaagatcggagcgagttgatgtgcgcaggctttcaggcatgatggggagacgttattaggtcttccagctttctttgttttcatgcgctgaaagagcctgtttacatcttcctcggagatctttagagCAGGATGTGCAATGGAAGTAAAGGAAGGAACTAAAACTTTCTCAATCCTGCTGCTTCATTTTTACTGCATATTCCAGGGGCAGAGTCCTATCAGTGAGACAAATAATATCCAACAAGCTTGTAAACAACTAAAAATAATGGAGATGCAGTTGTTGCACAGTGATTAGTTTTCTCTTCTTGCCTTTCCCTTCTGGCAATACATGCATGTGgtgtgtatttttattgtaatcAGTCTCTAACTGAGCACAACCCTACGTATTGTTGATCTCACTGAAGATTGTCTGAAGATTGGAACTGTTCATTACATCTAAACATCACAAGCTATGTCTTTTGCATTGAACTTTAAACAGCATGCATGTGTGGTGCCTTTTATGTATGAAACCAAGTATATCTGAAAACCATACTAATTATACTAATTAAGGCTTCATCTAAAACCAATCAAGTGTGCAAAGTTAAAGAGATTCATTATAAGTTGTATacattatttgttgtttatcTGTTTGGTTGTACTTAGTAAATCctcttgtgtttctgttttttgtagaTTTGGAGGAAGCTGTACAAAGAAGTCTTTTGGAGTTCTAAGTACTTTAAACCTTTGTTTAATGGCCTGCTGTTGAATAGACTTTTCTAAGTTTTGAACTCGGTCATTGTAGtctcatttaataaataaatgtttcttgttATTTTGCATTTGTATCTCTTCTTTGTTCTGACAACCCAAATCACCCTGCCCCTCCTGTTGCTGGCTGATAGCATGTTTCTGGAAATTTAGTTTGAGCCAGTTGCTTTATGCCAGGAGGTTGCCTACAAAGACTGCAACACTTTGGTGTGTTGACACGTGCTATAGATGGCATCGGTGACACTGCAAGATTCTTCAGTTGGTCTCGTGACTACATTCTTGACTATTTCTACATCTCATGTCTCAGGTTTCCTTAAAGATGAGAAAAAGtatgtagtttgtttttttctgctcctTAGAAGTCAGTATTAGTAAAGgagttttattgtttaatgtctaaaaaaaaaaaaaaagatttattgaaaCACAATTAGGGGCACAAATTTAACCGTATCATAGAATGCTATAGTTGCACAGAGTGCATTTATTATCTGTATACTCTTAACGTTTTGGCACGAAAAGTTGATGTTCAAtcacacaatgaaaaaaaaaaggttagatTGTAGTTCATGAGGTAAACCCTGTGTGTTAAGATGTTAAGTGACACTAGTCTTTGAGTGTAGATAGACAGGTGACATCTTACTACATCAAAGTTTGAGttgcttttaaataataaaaaaaggaaacttgACTATGTTTGGATCATAATTTACTATGGCTAAATGGAACAGCCTACATAGCTTTGCAAAGCATCTACACCCCTTTAACGTTTCCatattgtttgattttaaaaccacaaaccttaatgtattaTTGGCGTTTTATGTGATCGACCAACAGAAATTAGTTCTCAATTGCagatctaccaagacatggccttcCGTCTAAACTGACCAAAAGAATCAGTAAATCTAGAGGGGCCACAGAGATCAACAGcatcaggtgggagaatttatCAACAGGACAGCTACTGGTTTTAAACTCCACAAGTTTGGTGTGTAGGAGTGGTAAGAAGTGATCAATATGTAGTCCGGTCTGCAGGTTGCCACAACCCCCtataaggaacacagcaaaggTAACTGGAGTTGTGGTAGTATCGTAAGAtgaatgtacttttttttttttgactacaCAATGAGCAATGTGTTGTGGAAAACACGGTGGTAACAGCATCATAGTGTGTAAAGAagctcaccttccagcaagataaCGGCCCTAAATGttcagccagagctgcaatgaaatccagtcctcgagagctacTGTTCTGCAGATGTACCCCTTCTCCAACCCACctaaatcaaatggctgaattctcTCATTAGCttgtcattcagctctgcagaggtttGATAACCAGCCATTTATTTAGTTCAGCTGCGTTGCAGCAGGGATCCGTCTAAAAGCAAGTTGGCCTAGTAAAAGTCAAGATCTAAATTCAAATGAGAATTTCTGatgagacttgaaaattgacTTTCAGTGATGCAGCCAGATATTTTGCAATGAGCACTGCAAATCAGGAAGACCCCCACCCCCCAAAAAACAGCGGATATTGCAGGTTGTTCTAATTAATATTGACAGGGATGGCAGACAGAACAAATGCAAGCTAAAcctctcagatttttatttgtaaaaggttAAGGCAACTATGGGCTGCTGTACGTTGGTCTGTCACAGGAAATGACGAtgattaattgtgttttatgacTGATGTGGTGAAAGGTTTTTAGgtacatgaatacttttgcaaattgTTATTTTCACAGAGGCCTCCGTTTTTTGTGGAGAATTGTTTAATATCTACAAATATTTTACCACAGTCATTTGAAGGAGTGCAGCAAGTGATAAAAGCTTTGTTTTTcacacagttttaaaacatttaagcacACTGAAATCATAagggcttttatttaaaacaaattaaagaaacaaagtaGAAAAAAGGCTATACAAATGATTATCTTAAAGCAGTTTTATCTTCTCTTTCTGCGGACCCAGTGACCATTCCCTTGGTCCTCCAAGGGTCCACGGCCCACACATTTAGGAACCAAAGCTCTCCTCGGGAAGCTTCTACAAGCGAGTGAAGGAAGTTGCAGCCCATGTTTGGAAATGTTCCCCCGAGGCGCCGCTTCAGTCGGAGGAAAAACGATCGGCTTGAAAACACGCAGTGCTGGACGCACATCAGCGCTCCCAGAAGgaagattttttatcagaacAGAAAGAACAACATAATCTTCACCACTTCTACCATGGCTCAGGCTAAAATACACGCGAAAATGAACGAAGGTGCCTGCAGCAAGTTCAACAGGACGCTGTCCATGGCAGATCGCTCCGGGCGACTCCTGGAAAGTTTGGATCAACTGGAAATGAGGTACAGTGGAGTAACAGGCCTGAGCATGTGCGCTACCAACTCGATCCGATGTTCCGTTTGTGTACCACGTCTGACCTCTCGGATCTGTATGCTTCGTTTTACTTAGGATTCCGAGTAGAACATGCTGACTGGAAACCCAAGAACAGTCCTTTTGCTGTAAGCTCTTGTGGTTTAAATGCTTGACAACGGTGATGATTCGCTGTTTGTGCCTTTTATCAGGGTGGAGGCTTTACGCGAAGCCGCAGCTGCTATGGAGCAGGAAAGGGAGAGCATCCTGGAAATGATTCAGTCCGTGCAGAACAGTCAAGAAATGCGTAACATCTGTCAGGGTGAGGCCGCTAATTCTCTTCCAACTTACATAAGGGCAAAAACAAGTCATCCACAGCTTAATGCCCACAGAACACGAATATCCCAGAGCTGAACTGGGTCTGttgtttttcagctgctttgttctttctgtaacATTATGATCCAATGAGGTTATGCATGCAATCCATGCATGGGTGGTGCTGGTGGTGATGATAATCAGGAAGCTAAAGATGAACACACAGCAAGTAGTCCTCCACCCACAATGACTTTACTCTAATGTAAGCCTCGCCTGTTTTACATGTAGATCATTTAAGCACAGTATGTTAGGATAACCACCAGATTATCTTAATTAATTAGAATCTCATCAAATAGCTGATAGTTTTCAGTTAgtcaatttattaaaatgaaatagaATCTAATAACACATAGTGatatatttttctgttaattattatGGCTCACatttaatgaaaaccaaaaccctGTTCCTCAGAAAGTTAGAATATCACATAAGGCCAAAAAATGATTCTTAATATAGAAAAGTGAgctttctgaaaaataaatcacGGCTCGATTGGATTTCCTCTTGCATGGATTACTGTATCAATGTGTGGCAAGGTgacgatcagcctgtggttctgctaagGTTTCAAGGAAGCCCAGATCGCTTTAGCAGTGGCCTTCGTCTCATCTGACAATACTactagattctctatggggtttaggtcaggccagtttgctggccaataaagcacagcgataccatggtcaataaagCAGGTATTGGCACTTTTTACAAGGGggcaggtaccaagtcctgGTGGAAAATTAAATCGTCATCGCTATAAAGCTTGCTGACAGAGGGAAAATGAAGTTGATCTAAGATGTCACGGTAGATGTCTGTGACTTTAGACTTGGGTGTCAGTAGATGTCTGCTGGACAACCATCATTGTATAtgccataacatttctgtattaattaACCCTTTCTCAGATTTCTGAGAAACTTAATTTTGGGTTTGCACTAACCTTTAGACAAAAGCATCAAAATTAATAGAACATTCAAAATATATTAATCAGTATTGGTAATGAAGTGTGGATTTCCACTGCAGGATTTTCCAAAATacgtttaaaaaataaaaataaaaaaccctgCTACTTTAGCTTGGTGTATATTTGTGTCTATGACACCGCAAGAGGCACAAGAATTAAGCATCAGCTAGCATACGTGTTGTGTTCATCATAGATTCTGAGGTATTGAAGTTGCCTTTGGGTTGTCAAGAGTTCAGCCTTTCACGTTTGACTCCGGTAACCAAGTCATGATGGGCATCGCTGTAGATGTCTTACGCAAACGGTGATGACAATGATTATCCTCAGATCAACTAGTTAAGCAATATGCCTGTACAGTGGCAATGGATGCAGCCTGATACCACTGTAGCTATAAAGAATGCTGGTAAACAGCTTTgagtttaattaaattttttacatGCAAATAAAGAGATtaagaaaaagataaatatttaaaacaaaacttagATCAGTTGCTTTATGTCTTATGTGATGCCACCAGACACACATGGGAGTAAagcttatttttacttttacttatttttactaCATCTAAAGTGAGACAAGTCTGGCTTGTAACTTTATCTTCAACATGGAGGCATTAGTACCGTTCCATTCAGTCAAGCATATTTCTCCTTCCTCTGGGACGGATTACCAAAGTTGATACTGAAACTTTACTGGGGATGAAAGtcaaaatgaaacatggtttttGTGCCACAATGCAGCAGAAAGTCACTATGCCTGTCTCTCAATGAATGAATTAGGTGTtcatataatggtttaaaatgcATGCAGTTTGTAACTATTCCTTTTGTTTTCAAGGTGAGAGAGAAGAGTTAACTTTAACTTCAAACCGTCTGATGGGCCGGGCGATCTCCGTGGAGATCTCTGTTGGGACGATCAGAAACCCCCAGCAGGAGGAGGCGCTGCAGAAGGCCACATCTATAATAGATGAAATAGTGAAAAAGTTACTGAGTGACATGGAAGGCGATCGGCAGCAGCTGCTGGCCCTGCATGCGGCCTGTGTGACCGAAGCACCGCCTGTCCCCATTGACCAGAAGTTTCAGGCCATAGTGATCAGCTGCGCCTTGGAGGACCAGAAGAAGATCAAGAGGAGGCTGGAGATGCTGCTGAGGAATGTGGAAAATGCCGAGAAGAACATCAAAATTATGGATCACCAAAAACTTGAGGACACAAAGACCAATGGAGGTCACTAGGGCTCATTAGCAACAAGAAAACATGCGTTGAATTCCTCTAAACTCACAGAAAATTGTTGTAAACTTTTATGTTTACTTAATTTCAGGAGTCTAAATGTTGCAGCATAGCAAGTAGAGtgatacagtgccttacaaaagtagcCATATTCCTTGAACTTAccattttgtaacattacaacctcacacatcagtgtattttgttgggattttgtgtgatgtgaTTAATGAAGACATAATcacataatttatttgtttagaacaaaacttaaaaaccatgtatcattttgcttccacttcccagttatgcactactttgttgaCTTGTTCcaataaagtacattaaagtttggggaggttgaaagaaaatattaaagagtTCAGGGGGAATAAATACATGTGTCAGGCACTGCATCAAACcctgaagcaaaaaaaaaaaaaaagcctttacaATATTGTTTACACTGACTGTATGCATGTACTCCGAGTCAGTTCAGTTTACCAAATGATACTTGATTATGCAATgtgaaatcatttaaaatatattagtaCTCCTATATTACAGTAGCCCACTAAAATAATTTGGTATAGAAATGTCGAAACAAACATGACAAATTATGATATTGATTCTAAAGCTGTTTTAACCAAATTGAAGTATCTTTGACCCTCATTTTAAACCACCTTAAGTAGTGTGAAGGATTTTGGATGTGCTTAACATTACCTCCTCATGTGAAGGCAACAACTCACATATGCTGTGCATTTGAACTGTTTTCACAAAGTGATTATTTTGAACGTAATTCAATAAAAACCTTTCATAAAAAGATCAGTAGTCTGAATTTGTCTAGTAGAAAGTCACTAAGGTACTGACTGACTATTATTAACGGTATAGccataaaaacacccaagacaccagaggaaaaaaaaaaaacaacatttttttattcagcatCTTTCCATCAGACACTTTTCCCCAAACGTAATGCCTGGTGCACACCTGAATGCCATACCTCACCCTCCAACACACTGGTACATGCCAGTTTGTTAAAATGTGGAATTGGTTTATAAAGGTCAATGTGAGAAAAAGCAAGAATACAAGTAAAGCAGAGATTATTCCACCTGAGTAACAACACATATGAATGGTcatttttaacattgttttaagaCTTGTTTTCATGTACACTACCTGTCAAACGTTTttgatacactttctcacttaatgagtctctttattttcatgacagtttacattgtagattctcatcaAAGGCAACagaactatgaatgaacacacatggaattatgtagtaaacaaaaagattGAAATGACTctaaaaatttttatattttagattattacaaAATAGTCGCGCTTGCTTTGATGACTTCTTTGatctcttggcgttctctccatgagtttcatgaggtggtcacctgaaatggtttttcaaagagtcttgaaagaacttcccagaggttcttCGAGAGACAGCCAAAAGTTTATATTtaagtc
This genomic stretch from Girardinichthys multiradiatus isolate DD_20200921_A chromosome 22, DD_fGirMul_XY1, whole genome shotgun sequence harbors:
- the bag2 gene encoding BAG family molecular chaperone regulator 2, with protein sequence MFGNVPPRRRFSRRKNDRLENTQCWTHISAPRRKIFYQNRKNNIIFTTSTMAQAKIHAKMNEGACSKFNRTLSMADRSGRLLESLDQLEMRVEALREAAAAMEQERESILEMIQSVQNSQEMRNICQGEREELTLTSNRLMGRAISVEISVGTIRNPQQEEALQKATSIIDEIVKKLLSDMEGDRQQLLALHAACVTEAPPVPIDQKFQAIVISCALEDQKKIKRRLEMLLRNVENAEKNIKIMDHQKLEDTKTNGGH